ATCCAGGGACTCCGAGTGGAGAACGTCGACTTCACTGGCGGAAAGGTCGGCATCTCGATCACCCAGGCCAACACCACTGGCTCGATCGAGAACGTCACCGCGACCGACGTCACGGTCGAGGGGCTCGGCCTCACGTCCGACAACGTCAGTTACCAGAACGTGAGCGTCTCGGGTGCGACCGACGACGTCCCGGGTGCTCGTTACTACGGGTACACGCCGACCGAGGACGGCAGTGAGGCGAAGGCCGTCACCAGCGTCCTCGACGCGAACCCCGGCATCGAGTCGGTCGACGTCGACCAGACCGGCCACGACTACGACCGCGGCACGGCCACCGGCGACCTCTACTATCACTCCACGCAGGCGGCCGTGAACGCCGCCAGCGCTGGTGACACCGTGACCGTCTCCGGGACGGTCGATTCGGTCGTCCTGAACGAGTCCGTCATCCTCGCGGGCGAGGGTGACGCGGTCGTCGACGCCGGCGGCTCCGGTGTCGGCATCCAGCTCGCCGCCAGCGACGTGACGGTCCGCGACCTGACCGTGACGAACGCGACGAACGGCCTCGAGGCCGACGCGACCATCTCGAACGTCACCGTCGAGAACGTCACCGCGACCGGGAACGACGGAAGTGGGCTCGAGTTCCAGAACGCGGCCGACGTGACCGACGTGACGCTCGCTGGTGTGAACTTCAGCGAGAACGGGCTCGATTCGAACGGTGGGTCCGGCGTCGGCCTGGCCTCGACTGCCCAGGTCCAGGACCTGACCATCGCCGACAGCCAGTTGAACCGGAATGGCTACTTCGGACTCGAGTTCACGACGAACGGGAAGTCCGGCGTCCTCGATGGGATCGTCGTCACCGACACGACGGTCGAGGACAACGGCGTCAAGTCGAGCACGTGCTTCAGCACGAATGCGTACTGTTCCAAGGGACTCTACTTCGAGGCGCTCTCGAACGCGACGTTCGACGACGTCACCGTCTCGGGGAGCCAGTACGGTATCGAACTCAACCTGAAGAACGGCAACTACGAGAACGTCACCGTCGTCGACTCGACGGTGTCGAAGGCCGGCGACCACTGGGCACCTGCGGTCTACGCCCAGCCGCGCCCGCCGTCCTACGAACACGCACCGCCGGCGAACCTCACCGACTTCGAGGTCCGGAACAACACCATCGAGGGCGACACCTACGCACTCGCGATCCAGCACAACACGACCGACGTGGCGGTCACGAACAACACGATCCAGAACAGTTCGACCGGCTACGCGAACTGGGTGGACGACAGTTCGACCGTCACCGTCGAGGACAACACGTTCCGGAACAACGGCAAGCAGTTCTGGGACGCGACGACGAACCTGACGAGCGAGTTGGTCGCCGAGAACGATTTCGATGGTCTGGTCAACGTCTCTGCTCACGACCTCCGCCCTGGCGACCACGTCTTCGGTGACGTGGACGCCGCGGTCGCGGTCGCCAACGAGAGCGCGACCGTCTCCGTCGGCCCGGGTACCTACCCGACCAACGTGACGGTCGATACGTCGGTGACCATCGAGGGGCCGAACGCTGGTGTCCACGGGAACGCCACCCGTGGGGCCGAAGCGGTCCTCGTGCCCGAGGACAAGAACCAGTCCGTCATCGTGGCGGTGAACGCGTCCGACGTCACCGTCCGCGGACTGACGCTCGACGGGAACAACCCCGCCATCACGAGCGGGGTCGACGTCGGTGGCGTCGACAGTGACGCCGGTGCCGGCGTCTGGTACTGGGAGGACGCACGGACGAACCTGAACCTCACCGTCGAGGACAACGTCGTCCGAAACGTCCAGTGGTACGGCGTGATGGCGTACAACGCCGACTACCAGGTCTCCAACGGGAACGCCATCGACGACAACCGCATCGAGAACGTGGGGTACGTCGGTGTCCTCCTCTACAACAACGCGTACGCCAGTGTCACCGACAACGTCATCGCCGGGACTGGAGCCGGTATCCAGACCGGGAACTACCGTAGTGCCGGTGGCCCGTCGCTCATCGCGAACAACACCATCCGTGCCGAGTCGGTCGGCATCTTCCACAACCTGCAGCGCCAGGACGCGAGCGAGTTCGTCATCCGTGACAACGACCTCGGCCCCCTCGCGAACGGGACGGGTCGGACCGGTATCGAACTCACGTCACTCAGTGTCGACGCGACGGTGACGGACAACGACATCGCAGGCACCGAGAACGGTATCGTCGCCTGGAACGACGCGCCGTCCGCGAACGTGACGGTCCAGGGCGGAACCATCGCCGACGTCGAGACCGGTGTCGTCGCGACGAACTACATGGGTCGCTTCAACAGACCGGATGCCGACGGGTCCTACGTCACGCTCGACGGCGTCGCCATCGAGGCGAACGAGACGGGCATCCTCGTCAACGACTCCATCGAGGCGAACGAGACGGACACGAAGAACGACGTCTCCCACGTCAACGTGACCGGTGGTACGACCGTCAGCGGGAGCGACTACGGGGTCGTGCTCTGGGGTGCGAACGCCTCGGCCGACTTCCAGGCCGCAGGCGCACTCGATGTCGCGAGTGGCGTCGACACCATCGTGGACGTGCGGCCGAACGCGGACGAGTCCGGCGTGACCGGCACGGTTGACCTCGCGAACGTCACCGTCGACGGGACGCCCGTGACGGAGCTCTCGGCCACCGAGGTCGGCTCTGTGACCGGCATGCCTGTCGTGGTCGACGGCACCGCGTACGCGAGCTTCGACCAGGCTCGCGCCGCGAACCCCGACGCACAGGAGTTCGCCATCTCGCTGACCGTCCCCGGCGACGGCCAGCCGCACGCGGTCGGGTTCCCCGGCCCCGTGGACGCGACCGTCGGCGAGGTCTTCGGTGACTTCGACGGCGTCGTCTGGGCGTTCGACGCGACCAACGAGACGTGGTACCGGCCGAACGCCTCGGACACCGTCGGCGCGCTCGACGCGATGGTCGTCGTGGCCGACGAAGAGACGAGCGTCACCGTCTCCTTCGAGAACGCGGGTTCGACGCCGGCCACGCCCGGCGAGCGCGCGCTCGAACCGGGCTGGAACTTCATCGCGGCACCGCAGGGCGGTGACGTCGACCAGGCCCTCTCGGCCTCGACGACGGACATCGCTCGCGTGGTGAACGCGTACGGCGCTCCGGGCAGCCTCCCGATCAGCAACCCGGACGACTTCGACCGTTACCAGGCCGGGTCGAGCGCGCAGCCGAACGTCAGCGCGTTCTCCGGCTACTGGGTCTACGCGACGGGCGAAGGGGAGATCGCCGTGAACGTCTACGAGGGCGTCACGGTGGACGAGCTCTACGACCTGCTCCACGACCAGACCGATGACGACTGAGGACACCGGCAGCCGGCTCGCACTCGGGCTGTTGCTGCTCGCGCTCGTGCTGGCCCCGGTCGTGGGGGCAGCCACCGTGAGCGCCGGCTCGACAGCACCGCCGAGCCCACCCGCGGCCTACTACGGGCAGGTGCTGGTCGACGGTGAGCCGGCGCCCGCCGGCGTGGAACTCGTCGCGGTGGTCGACGGTGAGGTCCGTGGCACCATCACGACCGACGAGAACGGGACCTACGGCGGCTCCGAGTCGTTCGACGAGAAACTGGAGGTCTCGGGCAACAGCAGCGAGGACGCCGGTGCGACCGTGAGCTTCCGGGTCGCCGGTGCGTCGGCGGACACCACGGTCGCGTGGGAGTCCGGTGACCACCGGGAGGTCGACGTCTCGCTCAGCGACAGCGGGGCACCGACCGCAGCCCTCGGCAGCGACCGTGAGGCTGCGGCCGGCGAGACGCTCGCGTTCGACGGGAG
This window of the Haloarchaeobius amylolyticus genome carries:
- a CDS encoding right-handed parallel beta-helix repeat-containing protein, whose amino-acid sequence is MDADDTSNYDTIQNAIDNASDGDTIVVHDGTYDAFLLNENVTVTAADGATPTVSGDGPAVVQIEHRNGNPTGATVEGLELTGTATLGVEVRADDVTLRDLSISVASTGVQAQDDSGNDDGIQGLRVENVDFTGGKVGISITQANTTGSIENVTATDVTVEGLGLTSDNVSYQNVSVSGATDDVPGARYYGYTPTEDGSEAKAVTSVLDANPGIESVDVDQTGHDYDRGTATGDLYYHSTQAAVNAASAGDTVTVSGTVDSVVLNESVILAGEGDAVVDAGGSGVGIQLAASDVTVRDLTVTNATNGLEADATISNVTVENVTATGNDGSGLEFQNAADVTDVTLAGVNFSENGLDSNGGSGVGLASTAQVQDLTIADSQLNRNGYFGLEFTTNGKSGVLDGIVVTDTTVEDNGVKSSTCFSTNAYCSKGLYFEALSNATFDDVTVSGSQYGIELNLKNGNYENVTVVDSTVSKAGDHWAPAVYAQPRPPSYEHAPPANLTDFEVRNNTIEGDTYALAIQHNTTDVAVTNNTIQNSSTGYANWVDDSSTVTVEDNTFRNNGKQFWDATTNLTSELVAENDFDGLVNVSAHDLRPGDHVFGDVDAAVAVANESATVSVGPGTYPTNVTVDTSVTIEGPNAGVHGNATRGAEAVLVPEDKNQSVIVAVNASDVTVRGLTLDGNNPAITSGVDVGGVDSDAGAGVWYWEDARTNLNLTVEDNVVRNVQWYGVMAYNADYQVSNGNAIDDNRIENVGYVGVLLYNNAYASVTDNVIAGTGAGIQTGNYRSAGGPSLIANNTIRAESVGIFHNLQRQDASEFVIRDNDLGPLANGTGRTGIELTSLSVDATVTDNDIAGTENGIVAWNDAPSANVTVQGGTIADVETGVVATNYMGRFNRPDADGSYVTLDGVAIEANETGILVNDSIEANETDTKNDVSHVNVTGGTTVSGSDYGVVLWGANASADFQAAGALDVASGVDTIVDVRPNADESGVTGTVDLANVTVDGTPVTELSATEVGSVTGMPVVVDGTAYASFDQARAANPDAQEFAISLTVPGDGQPHAVGFPGPVDATVGEVFGDFDGVVWAFDATNETWYRPNASDTVGALDAMVVVADEETSVTVSFENAGSTPATPGERALEPGWNFIAAPQGGDVDQALSASTTDIARVVNAYGAPGSLPISNPDDFDRYQAGSSAQPNVSAFSGYWVYATGEGEIAVNVYEGVTVDELYDLLHDQTDDD